In a single window of the Olivibacter sp. SDN3 genome:
- a CDS encoding response regulator transcription factor translates to MKGTVGIVDDQQLFLKSVGMYVNSFPNFDVTLYAVDGQDLLAKLGSQPTPDILLIDVNMPQEEGYEVATKVRASYPNVKMVAFSMMEDAGNVMRMIRAGCCAYLVKNMDPNELEVALTEILLKGFYNSFVTNLCYQEQSKNMSFNLKDRELQFLQLACTDLTYQEIAAKMFLSIKTIDGYRAMLFEKFQVKSRVGLVMAALKHNLISV, encoded by the coding sequence ATGAAAGGGACAGTAGGTATAGTTGATGATCAACAATTATTCTTAAAATCAGTGGGAATGTATGTAAATAGTTTCCCAAATTTTGATGTTACACTGTATGCTGTTGATGGACAGGATTTACTAGCTAAATTAGGTTCGCAACCAACTCCTGATATCTTATTGATAGATGTTAATATGCCTCAGGAAGAAGGCTATGAAGTGGCTACAAAGGTGAGGGCTTCTTACCCTAATGTGAAGATGGTAGCATTTTCCATGATGGAAGATGCAGGTAATGTGATGAGAATGATCAGGGCAGGTTGCTGTGCATACCTTGTGAAAAATATGGATCCGAATGAGCTGGAAGTGGCATTAACAGAAATTCTGCTTAAGGGATTTTACAACTCTTTCGTGACCAATCTGTGTTATCAGGAGCAGTCTAAAAATATGTCTTTCAACTTGAAAGATCGAGAATTGCAGTTTTTGCAGTTGGCATGCACTGACTTAACTTATCAGGAAATTGCGGCTAAAATGTTTTTGTCTATCAAGACAATAGATGGTTATCGGGCGATGCTTTTTGAGAAATTTCAGGTAAAAAGCAGGGTTGGGCTGGTGATGGCAGCGCTTAAACACAACTTAATCTCCGTTTAA
- a CDS encoding helix-turn-helix domain-containing protein — protein sequence MNKHYGEIVEKVVRRNGYSISELARLANVNRRSIYNWFGQQKLKPEIIYKVGCALKYDFSSEFPELFSSEDFQKAFINSKPVPTDGLINEIERINYWKDKYVDLLEEYNQLLSGRINSNFGRGYHSI from the coding sequence TTGAATAAACATTACGGTGAAATCGTAGAAAAAGTGGTCAGGAGGAATGGCTATAGCATAAGTGAGCTGGCCCGCTTGGCTAATGTTAATAGACGGTCAATTTATAATTGGTTTGGGCAGCAAAAGCTAAAACCTGAAATTATTTACAAAGTAGGGTGCGCATTGAAATACGATTTTTCATCAGAGTTTCCTGAACTTTTCTCTTCCGAAGATTTCCAAAAGGCATTTATTAACAGTAAACCTGTACCTACAGATGGCTTGATTAATGAAATAGAACGGATAAATTATTGGAAAGATAAATATGTGGATTTACTTGAGGAGTACAATCAATTACTTTCTGGAAGAATAAATAGTAATTTTGGGCGAGGGTACCACTCTATTTAA
- a CDS encoding glycosyl hydrolase — MKKNIFFLAVIAGAFLFTTSCSKEPLVEEAKTIETSESSTSSLKALARSGNFFYGVNGHPLGTIAYTSVPAKKQIDAIKSLGMNIYRIDVLSQTANGLVTVPYLYKPLKEAADAGGVTLLPMLSARDFSFDLSTGEAYRLGRVRGDRFARRYKDDFTYYNIANEMCNKIIITGKNYSGAHKEHYDMKKFNIVAAYLKGMDEGIKSKDPDAKTIINACWMHFMYLKMLEERGVKFDIVGYHWYDDHERAALNNHGIDDITKFLSTKFNKPIWFTEIGVRNKGNFRTDQEQKEFLDSFLKKCQNNPQVKAAMIYQLFDEPEKYAKDADLGIFRWANTYNQFTPKAFAK, encoded by the coding sequence ATGAAAAAAAACATTTTTTTCTTAGCAGTTATCGCGGGAGCATTTTTATTCACAACATCTTGCTCCAAAGAACCCCTTGTAGAAGAGGCAAAAACAATTGAAACATCAGAATCTTCAACCTCTTCACTTAAAGCTCTTGCACGTTCCGGGAATTTTTTTTACGGTGTTAACGGACATCCTTTGGGAACAATAGCCTACACCAGTGTCCCGGCAAAAAAACAAATTGACGCTATTAAGTCCTTAGGTATGAACATATACCGGATCGATGTCCTTTCACAAACGGCCAATGGTTTAGTCACTGTGCCTTATCTTTACAAACCACTAAAAGAGGCTGCGGATGCCGGCGGCGTTACTTTACTTCCCATGCTCTCTGCAAGAGATTTTAGTTTTGATTTAAGTACGGGTGAAGCCTATCGTCTTGGGCGCGTTAGAGGAGACAGATTTGCGAGAAGATATAAAGACGATTTCACCTACTATAATATCGCAAACGAGATGTGTAATAAGATTATTATCACCGGAAAAAACTACTCAGGTGCACATAAAGAGCATTACGATATGAAGAAGTTTAACATCGTAGCGGCCTATCTCAAAGGCATGGACGAAGGGATTAAGTCAAAAGATCCAGATGCGAAAACTATTATCAATGCATGTTGGATGCATTTTATGTACCTGAAAATGTTGGAAGAGCGAGGCGTAAAGTTTGATATTGTAGGTTACCACTGGTATGATGACCACGAGCGGGCAGCTCTTAATAACCATGGTATAGACGATATTACTAAGTTTTTATCGACAAAATTCAATAAGCCTATTTGGTTTACCGAAATCGGTGTTCGCAATAAAGGTAATTTCCGTACTGACCAAGAGCAAAAGGAATTTCTTGACTCTTTTCTGAAAAAATGTCAAAACAACCCGCAAGTAAAAGCTGCGATGATCTACCAACTATTTGACGAACCTGAAAAATATGCAAAAGATGCTGACTTGGGTATTTTTCGCTGGGCAAATACTTACAACCAGTTTACACCAAAGGCATTCGCAAAATAA